A genome region from Gemmatimonadaceae bacterium includes the following:
- a CDS encoding VWA domain-containing protein: MTIDLVAALFARAWMLPLALLAAIGVALVGWRTEARRRSKLARLGDLPVVQRLIPDRTAGLPPRVRAVLLGTAALCLGIAVAGPRWGERAERRRDVGIDLALVLDVSASMLATDEAPSRLDRMKADVRRLLATLPGARVALLVVAGRSYILTPLTADHDALELFLDGLDPGMVSQGGTAVAQGLVQATQLLGASQDGGDRAVVVMSDGETWDDEPEIAAAAKGARDARLAVVTVGYGTAAGSTIPTGGGQVKRDLDGQPVVTRANAATLQGIAQLTDGVFVDGVSADRPGRVRAALRRLRQTERVYNAGSSPIQRYALFLWPAFALLLLDALLAERAHRRGGATMAAVLAVLLLSPHGAPLAAQERGAPDALALFGQRQYVASAQALRARIDRGDRSLRTQYNLGTALLEADSVVAATEALERVVTIAPDQDLRFRALFNLGLANLRRARAASATEAGPYYAAAVAAYKRALRTRSDDPDAKWNLELAIREQNRTGGGGGGGGGGMQPPPQPP; the protein is encoded by the coding sequence GTGACGATCGACCTGGTCGCGGCGCTGTTCGCACGCGCATGGATGCTGCCGCTCGCGCTGCTGGCGGCCATTGGTGTGGCGTTGGTCGGCTGGCGCACCGAGGCGCGCCGCCGGTCGAAGCTCGCGCGCCTGGGCGACCTGCCGGTGGTGCAGCGCCTCATCCCGGACCGGACGGCCGGGCTGCCGCCGCGCGTGCGTGCCGTGCTGCTCGGCACCGCCGCACTCTGTCTCGGCATCGCCGTCGCCGGACCGCGGTGGGGCGAGCGCGCGGAGCGCCGCCGCGACGTCGGGATCGACCTCGCGCTCGTCCTCGATGTGTCGGCGTCGATGCTGGCCACCGACGAGGCACCGTCGCGACTGGACCGGATGAAGGCCGACGTGCGCCGGCTGCTGGCCACGCTGCCCGGTGCGCGCGTGGCGCTGCTGGTGGTGGCGGGACGGAGCTACATCCTGACCCCGCTCACGGCCGACCACGATGCCCTCGAGCTCTTTCTCGATGGCCTCGACCCCGGGATGGTGAGTCAGGGCGGCACGGCGGTCGCGCAGGGCCTGGTGCAGGCCACGCAGCTCCTCGGTGCCAGCCAGGATGGTGGCGACCGTGCGGTGGTGGTGATGAGTGATGGCGAGACGTGGGACGATGAGCCGGAGATCGCGGCCGCCGCCAAGGGCGCGCGCGACGCACGACTCGCCGTGGTGACGGTGGGCTATGGCACCGCCGCCGGCAGCACGATCCCGACGGGCGGCGGCCAGGTGAAGCGTGACCTCGATGGCCAGCCGGTGGTGACGCGGGCGAACGCCGCCACGCTGCAGGGGATCGCACAGCTGACCGACGGCGTCTTCGTCGATGGCGTGTCGGCGGATCGACCCGGCCGCGTGCGCGCCGCCCTGCGCCGGCTGCGACAGACGGAGCGGGTCTACAACGCCGGCTCCTCGCCGATCCAGCGGTACGCCCTGTTCCTGTGGCCGGCCTTCGCACTCCTGCTGCTCGATGCGCTGCTGGCGGAGCGTGCCCATCGCCGCGGCGGGGCGACGATGGCTGCCGTGCTGGCTGTGCTGCTGTTGTCCCCGCACGGCGCGCCGCTGGCGGCGCAGGAGCGCGGCGCGCCCGATGCGCTCGCACTCTTCGGGCAGCGTCAGTACGTGGCGTCGGCGCAGGCACTCCGTGCCCGGATCGATCGGGGCGACCGGTCGCTGCGCACCCAGTACAACCTCGGCACGGCGCTGCTCGAGGCGGATTCCGTCGTGGCGGCCACCGAGGCACTGGAGCGGGTGGTGACCATCGCGCCGGATCAGGACCTGCGGTTCCGCGCCCTCTTCAACCTTGGCCTCGCGAACCTGCGCCGCGCACGGGCGGCGTCTGCCACCGAGGCGGGCCCGTACTACGCGGCGGCTGTCGCAGCGTACAAGCGTGCGTTGCGCACGCGCTCGGATGACCCGGACGCCAAGTGGAACCTCGAGCTGGCGATCCGCGAGCAGAACCGCACCGGTGGCGGCGGTGGTGGCGGCGGTGGCGGGATGCAGCCGCCACCCCAGCCGCCAC